CTCGGCGACCCGGTAGCCGCGGCGGCGAATCGCCGCGCGGGAGGACGGCACCGGCACGATGACGGTGTCCGCGTCGACCGTGCCGACGGCCGCGGCCAGCGCCGCCCCCAGCGGGCGGGCCAGCCCCGTCCGCCCCTCCTGCTTGTACGCGCGGATGACGCGCGCAGCCACCCCGTCGAACGGGAGCGCGCTGCGCACCTCGAAGCCGTCGAGGCGTCGCGCGGCCGGATGCGGCTGCAGCGCTGCGGCGCACGCCCCGCACAGCGACACGTCGAGCTCATCGCATCCCGCGCACCATGTCGGGAACACGAGCGAGAGCGCTTCGGCGAGCGAGGCGCGGACAGCTGTCGACACCCGGGACTCGAGAGGCACCGGCATCCACTCATCGTCTCTGCCGATGGATGCCGGTGGACGGGCGTTCGCAGAATCCGTGGACAACCCGCGCGACCGACTCCCTGGGGAGGAGACGTCAGTTCAGCGCGCCCTGCTGCGACGCGAGCACGCGGATCTCAGACGCCTGGTGCTGCCAGGACACCCCGCGCTGCACGTACAGGTTCCCCGCTTCGCTGCGGAGGCGGACCGCGCCCGGCTGGTTGCCGCCGCTCACGGTCGTGACGTCGACCGGCGCCCGCAGCTGCGTGGCCGGGCCCCCGACCGGGATCTGGACCACGAAGCCCTGCTCGCCGACGACGCCCGCGGCGGCGAGGGTCTTGCCGTCGAGCCAGGCGACATCGACACCGGTCCCCGGCAGCTGTGCGAGGAGCTTGACCTCGCCGAGTTCCAGTGGCACACCGCGCTCGTCGCGCACGATGCCCGCCACCCACACCGAAGGCTGGGTGCCGTCGAGCACGAGCGCGGCGACGCGTGTGCCGTCGCGGGACACGTGCATCGCCGAGATGCTCGTCGCGCCCGGCCAGGCGCCTGCGAGTTCGACGAAGCTGCCGTCGGACGCACCGGCGACCACCGCTGCGGGCGCATCGGCGGGGACCGTCCAGATGTGGTCGAACGGGTCGATGGTCGGGGCGATCAGGCCGCTGCGACTGTTGACCTCGCTCACGGTGCCGTCCGCCCGGACGCGCACGACGCCGCCCGCGCCGTTCCTCACCGCTGCCGTCTCGCGACCGGCGTTCAGCTCGATCGCGGTGGCCCCGAACTCGGCGTCGACACCGAGCACCGCATCCGACAGGCCGACGATCGATTCGATCTGGGTGCCCGACAGGTACCCGAAGTCATCCTCGGTGAGCACGAGCGGCCGGCTGTCGATGCCCATCCGGGCGACCGGCACCGCCTCGGCGACCAGGATCTGGTCGTCCACCAGCATGTCGACGCTGACGATGCCGGCCGTGGCGAGGCTCTCCTCCAGCTGCGTCTGCATGCGGTCGAGCATCTGCTGGTCGAGACCACGCGCCGACGCGCCCAGCGACACCTCTGCGACGCCGGAGCGTTCGGGCACCGAGCGCTGGGCGAGACCGACCGAGGGCGAGAACGCGGTGACGACCGCGTCGAGCAGCCACGGCGTCGGACTGCCGTCGACCAGTGCGACGGCGATGTCGGTGACCGCGGTCGAGGGCGGGAACCACCGCGTGTCGGGGACCAGGCGCGACCAGGACGCGTCGAAGTACATCAGCTCGTAGTTGTGGAACACCGACTGGAATCGGTTCTCGTCGAGGATGATCCCGTCGGGAGCCTGCGAGATGCGCCACTGGCCGTCGACCTGTTCCAGCTGGAACAGGAACGGTGTCTCGCCCTCACCGGCAACCGAGTATGCGCCCGTGGCATCCACCGTCGCCTCGAGCTCGATCGTGACGGTGATCTGACCCTCGCTCGCTTCGGTCAGCCGGCGCGACCCCGATTCGTAGATCGTGACTCCCGCCCGCGGCTTCCACACTTCCCGCGCCTGGTCGGTGAGGAAGTCCTGTGCCGTGGACCAGTTCCCACGAGGACCGGAGCCCGCCGCGATGAAGCCCTCGACGATCTGCGCCGGGGTGGCGTCGGGTGCAGGTCCCGCCGGAACGAACGAGACGTCGCCCTGCCCGCCGTCGTCGGTGACGGGCTGACCGGCGTTGACCGGGCCGCTCACCGGCAGTCCCGCACACGCCGACAGCACGAGCGCGAGCGATGCCAGACCGGCGACGACGATCGCACGCAGACGGCGGGTCATGAGCGGCCTCCGAACGCGGCGTCAGGGATGTCGATGGGCTGGGTGTGCCCGAGGTCCTCGAGCGGTGCGCCGTCGTCGCCGGGATCCAGCGGGATCGGCGACGCGCCTGCGAGACCGCCCTCGTGCCGCGGCAGGGTCAGCACGAAGTTCGTGCCGCGACCGGGCTCTGACCACACTTCGAGCGCACCGCTGTGCAGGCGCGCGTCGCCGAGCGCGATCGACAGCCCCAGACCGGTGCCGCCCAGGGTGCGCTTGCGCGACGGGTCGGCCCGCCAGAACCGGTCGAACACCCGCTCGGCGGCCTCCGCGCTCATCCCCAGGCCGTAGTCGCGGACGCCCAGTGCCACCGCCTGCTGGTTGCTGTCGACGGTGACCACGATCGGACGGCCCTCACCGTGCTCGATGGCGTTGCCGAGCAGGTTGCGCACCACGCGCCGCACGCGCCGGGGATCCATGTCCACCGGCGAATACCCGCCGGGAGCGACCATCCGCACGTCGGTGCCGTGCTGCTCGGCGACCTGCTGCATCGACGCGATGACGTCCTCGGCCAGCTGCGCCAGGCTCGTCGGCTCGACCTCGAGCTGGACCGAGCCCGCGTCGTAGCGGCTGATCTCGAGCAGGTCGGTCAGCAGCGTCTCGAAACGCTCGACCTGAGCGTGCAGCAGTTCAGCGGCGCGCGCGGTGGTCGGGTCGAACTCGGTGCGCTGGTCGTTGAGCATGTCGGATGCCAGCCGGATCGTGGTCAGCGGGGTGCGCAGCTCGTGCGACACGTCTGACACGAACCGCTGCTGCACCAGCGAGAGCTCTGCGAGCTCTTTGATCTGACTCTCGATGCTGTCGGCCATCGCGTTGAACGAGCGGCCCAGCGTCGCGAACTCGTCCTCTCCCTGCACGGGGAGGCGAACCTCGAGCTCACCCGCCGCGAGCTTCGCGCTGGTCTCGGCCGCCCGCGCGATCGGCACGGTGACCGATCGGAGGACGAACCACGAGACGGCGCCGATGAGCACCACGAGCGCCGCGCCCACGACCCACAGCGTCACCTGCACGAACTGCAGCGTCGCCGCCTCCGAGGCGAGATCATAGGCGAAGTACAGCTCATAGGCGCCCGTCTCGGGCACGATGATCTGCTGGCCGACCACGATGCCCGGCAGATCGCCCTCGTCGGTCGGGATGCCGATGGACTGCCACCACTGCTGTCCCGCTTCGCCGCGGACGGTCTCGCGGAGTCCGTCGGTCAGCATGGCATCGGTGAACTCCCCGGCCACGAAGTCCTGCGGTGCGATCGCCGACGGTTGCGTCGAGATCCGGAACGCAGCCATCATGTCGGTGCCCGCCTGCCGGCGCAGCGATTCGCGCACCCGGTCCATGAGGATCTGCAGCGCCACCGGATCGCCTTCGATCACGGCCGCGTCCAACGTGGTCTGGGCCGACTGCGTGGCGCGGCCGGCGGCGGACTGCACCTGCTGCGCGCGCGAATCGAAGAGGTCGTTCTGGATCGCCAGGGCCATCCACACCAGCGCGACGAGGATGGTCAGCGCGGTCAGTCCCAGCGTCAGGGCGACCGTGCGGAACCGCAGCGACCGGCGCCACGAGCGGGTCAGCCTGTCGGGCCATGCCCGCCAGTCCCGCCAGTCGGTGACGATGGCGCGGTTGGCGGCGGTGACGGTGACGGTCGGCGCAGGCACGGTGTGCGGCGTCAGACCACCACGCCGGCGCGGTACCCGACGCCGCGCACCGTCGTGACGATCTTGGGATTGTCGGGATCGACTTCGACCTTGGCGCGCAGCCGCTGCACGTGCACGTTGACCAGTCGGGTGTCGGCCTTGTAGTGGTAGCCCCAGACCTGTTCGAGCAGCATCTCCCGGGAGAAGACCTGCTGCGGCTTGGATGCCAGGGCGACGAGCAGCTCGAACTCGAGCGGCGTGAGGGCGATGATGTCGTCGCCGCGGCGCACCTCGTGCGCGGCCACGTCGACGCTCAGGTCGCCGATGCGCAGGGTCTCGCCGGCCGGTGAACTGGCCGGCCGCAGCCGGGTGCGGATGCGGGCGACGAGTTCCTTGGGGTTGAACGGCTTGACGATGTAGTCGTCGGCGCCCGATTCGAGACCGCGCACGACGTCGGCGGTGTCGGTGCGGGCGGTGAGCATGATGATCGGCACACCCGACTCGGCGCGGATTCGGGTGCAGATCTCGATGCCGTCCATGCCCGGCAGCATGAGGTCGAGCAGGATGAGCTCGGGCCGCTCGTCCTTCCAGACCTCGAGCGCCTTGGCGCCGTCGGAGCAGAACACCGTCTCGAACCCCTCGGTGCGCAAGACGATGCCGATCATCTCAGCCAGAGCGGTGTCGTCGTCGACCACCAGGATGCGCGAGGCCATAGATCCAATTCGTCCTTCGGATACGGCGGATGCCGGCGCGCCACACGAGCGCCGTTCCCACAGTATCCGACATGAGCGCCGGACGAGCCGAGTCCCTGTGGAGGTTCGCTTCCCCGCCGGCAGGGTGTGGAACGATAGGAGCAGCCACGCCGAGTCTGCGAGGAGGGCACCGTGACGGCCTACCCGACGTGGACGCCCGCGCCCAGGCCCGGAATCATCCCGCTGCGCCCGCTGGGATTCGGGACGATCCTCGGCCGCTCCTTCACCGCGCTGCGTCAGAACCCGCGCGTGCTGCTCGGATTCGCGCTGGTCGTTCAGACGGTCGCGACTCTGGTCGTGACGGCTGCGATCGTCGGGGCGAGCGTGTTCGCGCTGTCGCGGCTGGCGACACTCGATCCGCGCAGCGATGAATTCGACACCGTCATGGCCGGTTCCATCGCGCTGATCGGCGTGGTCTCCATCGTGCTGAGCCTGGCCGCCGGCGCACTCGGGGTCATCGTGCAGGGTGTCGTGGTCTCCGAGGTCTCCCACGCGGTCGTGGCCGAGAAGCTGACGCTGGGCCGGGTGTGGCGGCGGGTCAAGCCCGTCGCCTGGCGGCTGGTGGGCTACACCCTGCTGGTGACCCTGGCGATCGCCGTCGTCGCCGGCGTCCTGGTCGGACTGCTCCTGCTGCTGGCGCAGGCGCTGCTGCCCCTCGTGATCGTGCTCAGCGTGCTGCTGCTGATCGCTGCGATCCCACTGTGGCTGTGGCTGACCGTCAAACTACTGCTGGTGCCGGCCACGATCGTCATGGAGCACGCCACCATCCGCGGCGCGATCGTCCGATCGTGGGTGCTCACGCGCGGCCGGTTCTGGTCGAGCCTGGGCATCGTCGTGATCGTGTCGCTGAGTTTCAGCTTCCTCGCGCAGATGGTCAGCCTGCCGTTCTCGCTCGTGTCGGTCGCGGTGACCAGTGTGCTCTCCCCCACGGGCGACCCCGACATCCAGTCGCTGATCGCGCTGATCGTCGGGTCGCTGGCCACGCAGGTCGTCGTGCTGCTGATCCAGGCGATGGCTCTCGTCGTCCAGGCGACGGCGACGGCGCTCATCTACATCGACTGCCGGATGCGGCACGAAGGGCTGGATCTCGATCTGCTCGCCTACGTCGATCAGCGGGATGCCGGTGCCGAAGGCCTCCCCGATCCCTATCGGGCGCACATCGGCCGCCGGATCGCGCCGCGCGGCGGTTTTCCGCCTGCCGGGTATCGGCCCCCCGGCCACCCGGCGCCGGGCGCCTTTCCCGGGCAGTCGTACCCGGCCCCGCCGGTCCCGTACCCGGGCGGGATCCAGCCGACACCCGGCGCGGCGCAGCCCCCGCCTGGATTCCCCACGCCTGGGCAGCAGCCCGTCGACGCCACGCTTGCTCCTTCGCCGACCCGGTGGACTCCGCCCGGCGGCCAGCCCGGGCCGTCGTGATCGCGGTCGCGCTCCCGCTCACCCCGGACGGCGATCAGGCCCGCGAATGGGCGCAGGACGAACTGGCCCAAGAGATCTACCGGGTGACAGAACCCACCCCCTTCGACAGATTCGCGCGGGCCGTGGGCGAGTTCGTCATGGACCTGTTCTCGGGTGAACTGCCTCCCGCATTCGGCCCCTGGCTGGCGTCGATCGTGGTGCTCGTCGTCGTGGCGATCATCGTCGTCGCCGTCCTCATCTGGGGTCGTCCGCGTTCGATCACCCGGTCGCGCGCCTCGGCGCACCTGTTCGGCCACGAGGAGGGACGGTCGGCGGCCGAGCTCCGGCGCGACGCCGACGCGGCGGCGTCGACCGGCGACTGGGACGAAGCGATCGTGCTCCGCTTCCGGGCGCTCGCACGGGACCTCGAGGAGCGCACCCTGCTCGACCCTGCTCCGGGAACGACCGTGCACGGGTTCGCGCACGCCGCCGCCGAGCTGTTCCCCGATGCGGGACCGGCCCTCCACCGGGCCGCCGACGCGTTCGACGATGTCCGCTACCTGCGACGCCACGGCTCCGCGGCGATCTACCGCGACCTCGTCGAACTCGACACCCGCCTCACCCGGGCGACGGCCGAGGCGGTCTCGGCATGACCGTCCTGACGAGCGCACCCGTCCGCCGTCGCGCGGCCGGCGGATGGGTCGTCGTCGGCGTGGTCCTGCTGGTGGTCGCCGCGGCGGTCGCAGTGATCTCCAGCATCGCGCAGCTGCCCGCCCAGGGTCTGCTCGACCCCGAGAGCGTGGGCCCCGACGGCAGCCGCGCGGTGGTGCAGATCCTGCAGGATCGGGGGGTCGAAGTCGAGAGCGCCCACAGCCTCGATGTGGCCGTCGCCGCGATAGGAGCCGACTCGACCCTCGTGCTCACCGATGCGACGGTGCTCTCGGACGAGGCGCTCGTGTCGCTGACAGGCCTGGCGGCAGACGTGATCCTCGTCGATCCGCGCGCCCGCGACATGCGCGTGCTGTTCGACGGCGCCGCACCGGCGGGCATCGGCGACGGCCGGGTCGATCCGGGCTGCAACCTGCCGGACGCGCAGCGTGCCGGTGCGATCTCGCCCGGTGCGACCTTCACCGCACCGGCCGGCGCGATCGCCTGCTATCCCTCCGGCGGCGGTCACGGACTGCTGGTGGATGACACGGCATCCGGACGCATCTCCGCCGTCGACGGCACGGTGCTGTTCACGAACCAGCACCTCGCCGACGACGGCAACGCCTCCCTCGCGCTCAATTTGATGGGCCGCCACGGCCACCTGGTCTGGTACGTGCCGAATGCGCTCGACGATGCGAGCGACGAGTTCGCGACGGTCGGCGAGCTCACCCCGGACTGGGTGACCCCCGCGATCGTCCTGCTGATCGTCGCCGCCCTCGCCGCCGCGGTCTGGAAGGGACGCCGTTTCGGTCCGCTCGTCGCCGAGACCCTGCCCGTGACGGTCCGCGCCGACGAGACCACCGCCGGCCGTGCACGGCTCTACGCGCGCTCGGGGGACCCCTCCCACGCCGCCGATGCGCTGCGGATCGCCGCGCTGCGACGACTCGCGCGCCGCCTGAGCCTGGGGCCGGCGGCATCCGTTCGCGAGACAGTGGATGCCGTCGCCGCACGTCTGAGCACCGATCCGCGAACCGTGGCCGACATCCTCATCGGCCGCGTCCCGCAGACCGACCGCGACCTCGTCGACCTCGCCGACCAACTGCGCGACCTCGAACTCGCCGTCTCCCCGACAGCCGTCCCGAAAGGACCCCGCCCGTGAGCCCTGACACACCCGAGAGCACCTCCAGTGCCGTGAACGCCGGCACCGCCGTGTCACCCGGGAGCCCCGCCGACAGCGACCTGCGCGATGCGATGAACCGTGTCCGGCTCGAGGTCGGCAAAGCCGTGGTGGGGCAGGACGGCGCGGTCACCGGGCTGCTGATCGCCCTGCTCGCACGCGGCCACGTGCTTCTGGAAGGCGTGCCCGGGGTCGCCAAGACGCTGCTGGTGCGGGCGTTCAGCCGGGCGATCGGGCTCGACACGACTCGCATCCAGTTCACTCCCGACCTCATGCCCGGCGATGTCACCGGGTCACTGGTCTACGACGCGCGCGCCGGTGAGTTCGAGTTCCGCCGCGGTCCGGTCTTCACGAATGTGCTGCTGGCCGATGAGATCAACCGCACGCCGCCCAAGACGCAGGCGGCGCTGCTCGAAGCGATGGAAGAGCGACAGGTCTCCGCCGACGGCGTGTCGCGACCGCTCCCGGATCCGTTCCTGGTGGCGGCGACCCAGAACCCCGTCGAGCACGAGGGCACCTACTCGCTCCCCGAGGCGCAGCTCGACCGGTTCCTGCTGAAGCTCGTCGTCGACGTGCCCGAGCGCGATGCCGAGGTCGCGGTGCTGCGCCGCCACGCCGACGGCTTCACGCCGCGGGATCTGGATGCGGCGGGACTCCACGCCGTGGTCGACGCCGCCCAGATCCACGCGGCCCAGCGGGCGGTTGCGGCCGTGACGGTCTCGGACGACGTGCTCGGCTATGTCGTCGACCTCGCCCGCGCGACGCGGCAGTCGCCCTCGGTGCAGCTGGGCGCGAGCCCTCGTGCCTCGACCGCGCTGCTGGCCGCGGCGAAGGCCTGGGCGTGGCTGGGCGGCTACCCGGCGATCACTCCCGACCACGTGCAGACGATGCTGGTGCCCACGTGGCGGCACCGCCTGCGCCTGCGACCGGAGGCCGAGCTCGAAGCGGTCTCGGTCGACGCGATCCTCTCGTCGGTGCGGCAGCAGACCCGCGTGCCCATCTGATGTACGTCACCGGCCGGCTCCCGCTCGCCCTGGGCCTGGGGGTGATCCCCGTCCTCGCACTGTCGGCGACGGGTCTCTCGGCGTGGGCGGTCGTCGGCGTCTGGGTGCTGCTGTGCGCGCTCGCGACGGGGTTCGACGTGCTGCGGGCCGCCGACCCGCGTCGGGTGAGCGCCGAGCGCCGCATTCCCGCCCGCGCGCTGCGCGGTCAGCCGGTGGAGTCGACCCTGCTGCTGCGCAACACCGGCATCCATCGCCTGCGCGGGAGCATCCGCGACGCGTGGCAGCCGACCGCGGGCGCACCCGCCGAGCGGCCGCGCATCGACCTGCCGCCGGGCGAGCGCCGGGCGGTGCCGATCGGCCTGCATCCCCGGCGGCGCGGGGAGCTGCGCAGTGCGTTCGTGGTCGTGCGCTCGGACGGGCCGCTCGGCCTCGCCGGCCGGCAGGCCCGGCTCGACGCCCCCGGCGCGGTGCGCGTGCTGCCGCCGTTCACCGCCCGCCGGCACCTGCCGTCGCGGCTCGCGCGGCTGCGCGAGCTGGACGGCAACACGAGCGTGCAGGTGCGCGGCCAGGGCACCGAGTTCGACAGCCTGCGAGAGTATGTGCGCGGCGATGACGTCCGCTCGATCGACTGGCGCGCCACGGCGCGATCGACGACCACGATGCTCCGGACGTGGCGTCCCGAACGCGACCGGCACGTCGTCATCGTCATCGACACCGGGCGCACGGCGGCGACGCGGGTCGGCGACGGCGTGCGGATGGATGCCGCGATGGAGGCGGCCCTGCTGCTGGCGGCGCTCGCGGCGCGCGCCGGCGACCATGTGCACCTCGTCATGGTCGACCGGGTGCTGCGTGCGCGGGTGACCCGCGTCGACGGCACTGCCCTGCTGCCGGCGCTGGTCGACGCGATGGCACCGGTCGAGCCGCAGCTGATCGACACCGACTGGGATGCCGTGACCGCGCAGGTGCGCGCACTGACCACGCGGCCGTCGCTGGTGGTGCTGCTCACCGCGCAGGATGCGCCCGAGGCCGCTCGCGGCTTCCTCGGCTCGCTGCCCGCGCTGACCGCCCGCAGCCGGGTCGTGGTCGGGAGCGTGACCACCGCCGAGACGCACCGTCCCGCGCCGCGCGACGCCGCCGAAGTCTACGAACTCGCCGCGGCCGAGCGCGCCGAGGGCGAGGCTGCGGTCGTCGCCGCCGCGGTTGCCCGGGCAGGGGCGGATGCCGTGATCGCCGGCCCTGAGGACCTCCCGCCGCGCATCGCGGACCGTTATCTCGCACTGAAGGCGGCCGGACAGCTGTAGTTCTTCCGTGCGTCCTCCCGCATTTCGGACCAGATCGGGGGCAGAATCAGCCC
This DNA window, taken from Microbacterium invictum, encodes the following:
- a CDS encoding ComF family protein, yielding MPVPLESRVSTAVRASLAEALSLVFPTWCAGCDELDVSLCGACAAALQPHPAARRLDGFEVRSALPFDGVAARVIRAYKQEGRTGLARPLGAALAAAVGTVDADTVIVPVPSSRAAIRRRGYRVAELLARRADLAPRRLLHPAAVAADQRELGREARAANVHGTLRAGPVAGLRVIVVDDVVTTGATLSEAVRVLRTAGADVLRAATVAATARRSPAA
- a CDS encoding LpqB family beta-propeller domain-containing protein, with protein sequence MTRRLRAIVVAGLASLALVLSACAGLPVSGPVNAGQPVTDDGGQGDVSFVPAGPAPDATPAQIVEGFIAAGSGPRGNWSTAQDFLTDQAREVWKPRAGVTIYESGSRRLTEASEGQITVTIELEATVDATGAYSVAGEGETPFLFQLEQVDGQWRISQAPDGIILDENRFQSVFHNYELMYFDASWSRLVPDTRWFPPSTAVTDIAVALVDGSPTPWLLDAVVTAFSPSVGLAQRSVPERSGVAEVSLGASARGLDQQMLDRMQTQLEESLATAGIVSVDMLVDDQILVAEAVPVARMGIDSRPLVLTEDDFGYLSGTQIESIVGLSDAVLGVDAEFGATAIELNAGRETAAVRNGAGGVVRVRADGTVSEVNSRSGLIAPTIDPFDHIWTVPADAPAAVVAGASDGSFVELAGAWPGATSISAMHVSRDGTRVAALVLDGTQPSVWVAGIVRDERGVPLELGEVKLLAQLPGTGVDVAWLDGKTLAAAGVVGEQGFVVQIPVGGPATQLRAPVDVTTVSGGNQPGAVRLRSEAGNLYVQRGVSWQHQASEIRVLASQQGALN
- the mtrB gene encoding MtrAB system histidine kinase MtrB; this translates as MPAPTVTVTAANRAIVTDWRDWRAWPDRLTRSWRRSLRFRTVALTLGLTALTILVALVWMALAIQNDLFDSRAQQVQSAAGRATQSAQTTLDAAVIEGDPVALQILMDRVRESLRRQAGTDMMAAFRISTQPSAIAPQDFVAGEFTDAMLTDGLRETVRGEAGQQWWQSIGIPTDEGDLPGIVVGQQIIVPETGAYELYFAYDLASEAATLQFVQVTLWVVGAALVVLIGAVSWFVLRSVTVPIARAAETSAKLAAGELEVRLPVQGEDEFATLGRSFNAMADSIESQIKELAELSLVQQRFVSDVSHELRTPLTTIRLASDMLNDQRTEFDPTTARAAELLHAQVERFETLLTDLLEISRYDAGSVQLEVEPTSLAQLAEDVIASMQQVAEQHGTDVRMVAPGGYSPVDMDPRRVRRVVRNLLGNAIEHGEGRPIVVTVDSNQQAVALGVRDYGLGMSAEAAERVFDRFWRADPSRKRTLGGTGLGLSIALGDARLHSGALEVWSEPGRGTNFVLTLPRHEGGLAGASPIPLDPGDDGAPLEDLGHTQPIDIPDAAFGGRS
- the mtrA gene encoding MtrAB system response regulator MtrA translates to MASRILVVDDDTALAEMIGIVLRTEGFETVFCSDGAKALEVWKDERPELILLDLMLPGMDGIEICTRIRAESGVPIIMLTARTDTADVVRGLESGADDYIVKPFNPKELVARIRTRLRPASSPAGETLRIGDLSVDVAAHEVRRGDDIIALTPLEFELLVALASKPQQVFSREMLLEQVWGYHYKADTRLVNVHVQRLRAKVEVDPDNPKIVTTVRGVGYRAGVVV
- a CDS encoding DUF4129 domain-containing protein codes for the protein MIAVALPLTPDGDQAREWAQDELAQEIYRVTEPTPFDRFARAVGEFVMDLFSGELPPAFGPWLASIVVLVVVAIIVVAVLIWGRPRSITRSRASAHLFGHEEGRSAAELRRDADAAASTGDWDEAIVLRFRALARDLEERTLLDPAPGTTVHGFAHAAAELFPDAGPALHRAADAFDDVRYLRRHGSAAIYRDLVELDTRLTRATAEAVSA
- a CDS encoding DUF4350 domain-containing protein, which gives rise to MTVLTSAPVRRRAAGGWVVVGVVLLVVAAAVAVISSIAQLPAQGLLDPESVGPDGSRAVVQILQDRGVEVESAHSLDVAVAAIGADSTLVLTDATVLSDEALVSLTGLAADVILVDPRARDMRVLFDGAAPAGIGDGRVDPGCNLPDAQRAGAISPGATFTAPAGAIACYPSGGGHGLLVDDTASGRISAVDGTVLFTNQHLADDGNASLALNLMGRHGHLVWYVPNALDDASDEFATVGELTPDWVTPAIVLLIVAALAAAVWKGRRFGPLVAETLPVTVRADETTAGRARLYARSGDPSHAADALRIAALRRLARRLSLGPAASVRETVDAVAARLSTDPRTVADILIGRVPQTDRDLVDLADQLRDLELAVSPTAVPKGPRP
- a CDS encoding AAA family ATPase, whose translation is MNRVRLEVGKAVVGQDGAVTGLLIALLARGHVLLEGVPGVAKTLLVRAFSRAIGLDTTRIQFTPDLMPGDVTGSLVYDARAGEFEFRRGPVFTNVLLADEINRTPPKTQAALLEAMEERQVSADGVSRPLPDPFLVAATQNPVEHEGTYSLPEAQLDRFLLKLVVDVPERDAEVAVLRRHADGFTPRDLDAAGLHAVVDAAQIHAAQRAVAAVTVSDDVLGYVVDLARATRQSPSVQLGASPRASTALLAAAKAWAWLGGYPAITPDHVQTMLVPTWRHRLRLRPEAELEAVSVDAILSSVRQQTRVPI
- a CDS encoding DUF58 domain-containing protein translates to MYVTGRLPLALGLGVIPVLALSATGLSAWAVVGVWVLLCALATGFDVLRAADPRRVSAERRIPARALRGQPVESTLLLRNTGIHRLRGSIRDAWQPTAGAPAERPRIDLPPGERRAVPIGLHPRRRGELRSAFVVVRSDGPLGLAGRQARLDAPGAVRVLPPFTARRHLPSRLARLRELDGNTSVQVRGQGTEFDSLREYVRGDDVRSIDWRATARSTTTMLRTWRPERDRHVVIVIDTGRTAATRVGDGVRMDAAMEAALLLAALAARAGDHVHLVMVDRVLRARVTRVDGTALLPALVDAMAPVEPQLIDTDWDAVTAQVRALTTRPSLVVLLTAQDAPEAARGFLGSLPALTARSRVVVGSVTTAETHRPAPRDAAEVYELAAAERAEGEAAVVAAAVARAGADAVIAGPEDLPPRIADRYLALKAAGQL